From Penaeus monodon isolate SGIC_2016 chromosome 42, NSTDA_Pmon_1, whole genome shotgun sequence, one genomic window encodes:
- the LOC119599360 gene encoding pro-resilin-like: MSLKIAVIACLAAVALADQAPYPPPTPYHPPPRPYHSEPDYPDVPPKYTYNYGVADGYSGVNLGHSEARDGYKTEGSYSVDLPDGRKQIVKYVDNGDGLVAEVTYEGEARYPEHTPAYRPAPPVYPAPHA, encoded by the exons ATGTCCCTCAAG ATCGCCGTCATCGCGTGCCTGGCTGCTGTGGCCCTAGCTGATCaggccccctacccccctcccaccccctaccacCCTCCACCTCGGCCTTACCACAGCGAACCCGACTACCCTGAT GTCCCACCCAAGTACACCTACAACTACGGCGTTGCCGACGGCTACTCCGGTGTCAACCTCGGCCACTCGGAAGcccgcgacggctacaagaccgagggcagctacagcgtcgacctccccgacggccgcaagcagatcgtcaaGTACGTGGACAACGGCGACGGTCTCGTTGCTGAAGTTACCTACGAGGGCGAAGCTCGGTACCCTGAGCACACGCCCGCCTACAGGCCCGCTCCCCCCGTCTACCCTGCTCCCCATGCGTAG